The following coding sequences are from one Sciurus carolinensis chromosome 11, mSciCar1.2, whole genome shotgun sequence window:
- the LOC124958942 gene encoding interferon-induced transmembrane protein 1-like, whose translation MNQSSHSILMYPSAGRPTHYEKLQEEHEVAVLGVPHGPAPVTTTVINMPSEISVPDHVVWSLFNTLFMNFCCLGFIAFAYSIKSRDRKMVGDITGAQAFASTAKCLNIWALIFNILLTIGSIVVFIIFLLSVF comes from the exons ATGAACCAGTCTTCCCACTCCATCCTGATGTACCCCAGTGCCGGGCGCCCCACACACTATGAGAAGCTCCAGGAGGAGCATGAGGTGGCCGTGCTGGGGGTCCCGCACGGCCCGGCTCCTGTGACAACCACCGTGATCAACATGCCCAGCGAGATCTCGGTGCCCGACCATGTGGTCTGGTCCCTGTTCAACACGCTCTTCATGAACTTCTGCTGCCTGGGCTTCATAGCCTTCGCCTACTCCATAAAG TCTAGGGACAGGAAGATGGTGGGTGACATCACTGGGGCCCAGGCCTTCGCCTCCACTGCCAAGTGCCTGAACATCTGGGCCCTGATCTTCAACATCCTTCTGACCATCGGCTCCATCgttgttttcatcattttcttgttGTCGGTCTTCTAg